One Salminus brasiliensis chromosome 5, fSalBra1.hap2, whole genome shotgun sequence DNA segment encodes these proteins:
- the mal2 gene encoding protein MAL2: MGVAAHLSDRFATHDSQGLTHSYTLGLWKASEPLREMAEATNPAATSFPAPTISLPLGPDILRTYSGALICLEIVFGGLVWILVASSNVPVPLLQGWVMFVSVTMFVCSSTYLALFLLGFADKINTDWNFMDLAYHFIALLFYFAAFVLEAATTSAYAENTNSTCILRPSKNIITFLDFRQYSINVVATIFAFIVTVCYGCSMFMGFRRWRKL; encoded by the exons ATGGGAGTGGCCGCACACCTGTCGGACCGGTTCGCGACACATGACTCCCAGGGActtacacactcctacacacttGGTCTTTGGAAAGCCTCTGAGCCTCTGAGAGAGATGGCTGAAGCAACAAACCCGGCCGCTACCTCTTTCCCAGCGCCCACTATATCCTTACCACTCGGGCCGGACATCTTAAGAACATACTCGGGGGCTCTGATTTGCTTGGAAATT GTTTTCGGAGGGTTAGTATGGATCTTAGTGGCGTCGTCCAACGTGCCCGTGCCCCTGCTGCAGGGCTGGGTGATGTTTGTGTCCGTAACCATGTTCGTGTGCTCCTCCACATACCTCGCCCTGTTTCTGCTGGGCTTTGCTGATAAAATCAACACTGACTGGAATTTCATG GACCTGGCGTACCACTTCATTGCACTGCTCTTCTATTTCGCTGCATTTGTACTTGAGGCTGCCACTACGTCTGCATATGCGGAAAATACCAACTCAACCTGCATACTCAGGCCGAGCAAAAATATCATTACATTCTTGGATTTCCGACAATACAGTATTAATGTGGTAGCTACG ATATTCGCATTTATAGTAACTGTGTGCTACGGCTGCAGCATGTTCATGGGCTTCAGAAGGTGGAGGAAGTTAtga